In Saccharicrinis fermentans DSM 9555 = JCM 21142, a genomic segment contains:
- a CDS encoding PepSY-like domain-containing protein, protein MKKQLLLISMLMLAVTFAFAQNVNVPKVVKAAFDKKYPGAENPVWKKANTNFQVHFKKDTKQQAYFSPDGKWLKTAIVIDEEELPEASVKYIQESYEEYELKQAQKIVTNTGKTSYMVILMVDEEKVKLGFNASGEYVVK, encoded by the coding sequence ATGAAAAAACAATTATTACTTATTTCTATGCTAATGTTAGCAGTTACATTTGCCTTTGCACAGAATGTAAATGTACCCAAAGTAGTTAAAGCCGCTTTTGACAAAAAATATCCGGGTGCAGAAAATCCAGTTTGGAAAAAAGCCAATACAAACTTTCAAGTACACTTTAAAAAAGACACCAAACAGCAGGCCTACTTTTCGCCAGATGGAAAATGGTTAAAAACAGCTATAGTAATTGATGAAGAAGAGTTACCAGAAGCTTCAGTGAAATACATACAAGAAAGCTACGAAGAATATGAGCTAAAACAGGCCCAAAAAATTGTCACCAATACAGGAAAAACCAGTTATATGGTAATTCTAATGGTAGACGAAGAGAAAGTTAAATTGGGATTCAACGCATCAGGGGAATACGTGGTTAAATAA
- a CDS encoding DEAD/DEAH box helicase, translated as MSLSDSQEYIDRIIGIKASPQVIESGVQIYNNGEVVLKYANNASDTWHFQVQGAQLYTVSIKDLNRKDLKTTCSCATTWGSICEHSVAALMYIKDGGEHKPIESSQTTISSLRTAHGYLYEKFRFISIDDIEDNTSVSVINDILHGYNNLLLEDVIFGDDEITFEYTSYYDRQYATIKFINERVYISSSSKKPIPKLNKVEAHTLVLIARSANPDLLDILFSDKLEDKKRETLENYGLPATEDFGKFFTYVFHPDSGLVIQFRPDQTGLLPINPHVKTNFRLLIDEINKDDLMLEDIPRKNEERLLGFILQFNKDDYEEFDSAANFAVIPVVGKPNKERTQLTSHIERWDEYEDVDKVKVSKNAQEIIKCVEKLDNTRSPKTEFSIKRQMIHLLAKEKIVHYRTVSEFKVKKSELSNVEVLKQPVTAKYLAFEDDTFVGLKLVLNIDGEVVEAGEVDLFFRKARAFLYKGKIGVPVNYNVARHIEVWQQDLKMVKSHKRHFFNEIVMPLSKNFEIDFGNSGFEIDSVELDFRKKQVYLSELHDFLIITPQVEYHNGVSVMLNQSGNVLVDENGEVTEYKRNIELEEDFVNNIAELHPFFKEQVEDKRFYLHYDTFTEDMWFYRFFEHMQHMEVEVFGLKELKNFKYSPFAGKVSTTISSGQDWFEVDVKVSFGDTQVKLSDIKRAVLNQQKYIQLKDGRVGMLPNEWLHKLEKFFRHGEVRDGKLSVSKMRFAIIDELFEDIDDADILSDIAEKRQRLANFKEISHTQVPKQINAVLRGYQKEGLNWLNFLDEMGWGGILADDMGLGKTLQILTFLQHVVIKDQIPNIIVVPTTLLFNWENELAKFAPELKAYYHYGINRTKDINDFNDFDLIFTTYGVLLRDIDMLRQFKFNYAVLDESQAIKNPASRRFKAANLIQANNRIALSGTPIENSTFDLYAQMSFVNKGFFGGATGFKSQFSNAIDKEGDDNIAAELQRLIRPFILRRTKEKVASELPQKTEDVIYCEMENEQRKIYDAYRNEFKDKLLEQVENKGIEKSKLMVLEALTRMRQICDSPALLNDDSLASTESIKIKEIVQHITDKTAHHKILIFSQFVKMLGLIKTELNRRNIDYEYLDGQSTAVQREKSVNNFQENEDLRVFLISLKAGGTGLNLTAADYVYIVDPWWNPAVENQAIDRCYRIGQDKKVFAYRMICKDTVEEKILQLQRKKKKIAGDIVQTDENIMKTLQAEDIKDLFS; from the coding sequence ATGTCTCTATCTGATTCGCAAGAATATATTGACCGAATAATCGGTATTAAGGCTTCTCCTCAAGTGATTGAGAGTGGTGTGCAAATTTATAACAATGGTGAGGTTGTGCTGAAATATGCCAATAACGCATCAGATACCTGGCACTTTCAGGTACAAGGAGCGCAGTTATATACGGTTAGCATAAAGGATTTAAACCGAAAGGATTTAAAAACAACATGTTCTTGTGCTACCACATGGGGGAGTATATGTGAACATTCAGTTGCTGCTTTAATGTATATAAAAGATGGGGGAGAACATAAACCTATAGAGAGCAGTCAGACTACCATCTCCTCATTGAGAACTGCCCATGGTTATTTGTATGAGAAGTTTCGTTTTATATCTATCGATGATATTGAAGACAATACTTCCGTTAGTGTGATCAATGATATTTTACATGGTTATAATAATCTTTTGTTGGAGGATGTCATATTTGGAGATGATGAAATAACATTTGAATATACCAGCTATTACGATAGACAGTATGCGACCATTAAGTTTATTAATGAGAGGGTTTATATTTCAAGTAGTAGCAAAAAACCTATACCTAAATTAAATAAGGTAGAGGCACATACCTTAGTGTTAATTGCTCGTTCGGCTAATCCTGATTTGCTGGATATTCTTTTTTCAGACAAACTTGAAGATAAGAAAAGAGAAACACTGGAAAACTATGGTTTGCCAGCAACCGAAGATTTTGGCAAGTTCTTTACATATGTTTTTCATCCCGATAGTGGTTTGGTCATTCAATTTCGCCCTGATCAAACAGGTCTGCTGCCCATTAACCCTCATGTTAAAACTAATTTTCGACTTTTGATTGATGAGATCAACAAAGACGATTTAATGTTGGAAGATATTCCTAGAAAAAATGAGGAGCGCTTGTTGGGTTTTATCCTTCAGTTTAACAAGGATGATTATGAAGAGTTTGATAGTGCGGCTAACTTTGCTGTGATTCCAGTGGTTGGTAAGCCAAATAAAGAAAGAACCCAATTAACCAGCCATATTGAACGATGGGATGAATATGAGGATGTTGATAAGGTAAAGGTCTCTAAAAATGCACAGGAAATTATTAAGTGCGTAGAAAAACTTGATAATACACGGTCTCCTAAAACGGAGTTTTCTATAAAACGACAAATGATACATTTGTTGGCCAAAGAAAAGATCGTTCATTACAGAACGGTGAGTGAGTTTAAGGTAAAAAAATCGGAGTTAAGTAATGTTGAGGTTTTGAAACAACCTGTTACAGCTAAATACCTGGCTTTTGAAGACGATACCTTTGTGGGTTTGAAGCTTGTGTTAAATATTGATGGAGAAGTGGTTGAGGCCGGAGAGGTGGATTTGTTTTTTCGTAAAGCACGTGCATTCTTGTATAAAGGGAAAATTGGTGTACCTGTGAATTATAATGTAGCCAGACATATAGAAGTGTGGCAACAGGATTTGAAAATGGTAAAATCACATAAACGCCATTTTTTTAACGAGATAGTGATGCCGCTTTCTAAAAACTTTGAGATTGATTTTGGTAACTCAGGTTTTGAGATAGATTCTGTAGAACTGGATTTTAGAAAAAAGCAAGTGTATCTTTCTGAATTACACGACTTTCTTATTATTACCCCTCAGGTGGAATATCATAACGGTGTTTCCGTCATGCTAAATCAGTCGGGGAATGTTCTGGTGGATGAAAACGGAGAAGTAACAGAATACAAAAGAAATATAGAGTTAGAAGAAGATTTTGTGAACAATATCGCTGAGCTTCATCCTTTTTTTAAAGAACAAGTTGAAGACAAACGTTTTTATCTTCATTATGATACATTTACCGAAGATATGTGGTTCTATCGTTTCTTTGAACACATGCAACATATGGAGGTGGAAGTATTTGGTTTGAAAGAACTGAAGAATTTTAAATATTCTCCCTTTGCAGGTAAAGTATCTACAACCATAAGTAGTGGTCAGGATTGGTTCGAAGTAGATGTGAAGGTTAGCTTTGGAGATACCCAGGTTAAGCTCTCCGATATAAAAAGAGCCGTACTGAACCAACAAAAATATATACAGTTAAAAGATGGTAGAGTAGGAATGCTGCCCAACGAGTGGCTGCACAAGCTTGAGAAGTTTTTTAGACATGGAGAAGTACGTGATGGAAAGCTTTCTGTTTCAAAGATGCGCTTTGCTATTATAGATGAGTTGTTCGAGGATATTGATGATGCGGATATTTTAAGTGATATCGCAGAAAAACGACAAAGACTCGCTAACTTTAAAGAGATATCCCATACACAAGTGCCTAAACAGATCAATGCTGTATTACGAGGCTACCAGAAAGAAGGTTTAAATTGGCTTAATTTTCTGGATGAAATGGGATGGGGTGGTATCTTGGCCGATGATATGGGACTGGGTAAAACACTGCAGATACTTACCTTTTTGCAGCATGTGGTTATCAAGGATCAAATACCTAATATTATCGTTGTTCCAACTACTTTGCTTTTTAACTGGGAAAATGAGCTTGCTAAGTTTGCTCCGGAACTGAAGGCATACTATCATTATGGAATTAATCGTACCAAAGATATCAATGATTTCAATGATTTTGATTTGATTTTTACAACCTATGGTGTTTTGCTCCGTGATATTGATATGCTGAGACAATTCAAGTTTAATTATGCTGTGTTGGATGAATCACAGGCCATTAAAAATCCTGCCTCACGACGCTTTAAAGCGGCTAACTTAATACAGGCTAATAATAGAATCGCACTTTCTGGTACTCCTATTGAAAATAGTACCTTTGATCTTTATGCACAAATGAGTTTTGTGAATAAGGGATTCTTTGGTGGAGCCACAGGCTTTAAGTCACAGTTCTCTAATGCCATTGATAAGGAAGGTGATGATAATATTGCAGCAGAGCTTCAGCGATTGATTAGACCCTTTATTCTTCGTAGAACCAAAGAAAAGGTTGCTTCTGAACTCCCGCAGAAAACAGAAGATGTGATCTATTGTGAAATGGAGAACGAACAAAGAAAAATATACGATGCTTATAGAAACGAATTTAAAGATAAATTACTTGAACAGGTTGAAAATAAAGGTATTGAAAAATCGAAATTAATGGTGCTGGAGGCCTTGACACGTATGCGACAGATATGTGACTCGCCGGCTTTGCTAAATGATGATAGCTTGGCCAGTACCGAGTCCATTAAAATTAAGGAGATTGTACAGCATATAACCGATAAAACGGCTCATCATAAAATATTGATATTTTCTCAGTTTGTTAAAATGTTAGGACTGATTAAAACTGAATTGAATAGACGAAATATCGATTATGAGTATCTGGATGGACAGAGTACTGCTGTGCAACGTGAGAAATCAGTTAATAATTTTCAGGAAAATGAGGACTTGCGGGTGTTCTTAATTAGCCTGAAAGCCGGAGGTACCGGATTAAATCTTACAGCGGCCGATTATGTTTATATCGTGGATCCATGGTGGAACCCTGCCGTGGAAAATCAAGCCATTGACCGCTGTTACAGAATTGGTCAGGATAAAAAGGTTTTTGCTTATCGCATGATATGTAAAGATACTGTTGAGGAAAAAATACTGCAGCTACAACGTAAAAAGAAAAAAATAGCAGGTGATATCGTTCAAACCGATGAAAATATTATGAAAACATTGCAAGCAGAAGATATTAAAGATTTGTTTTCGTAA
- a CDS encoding sensor histidine kinase, with protein MSKLLCAKFLSIAMLFVYVSSYYTVYPSIGNTMLIVSIIPVLLTYWAFNLYYAIGVQLLLIAHRFVAIHILEVDYGVMMSLSTILGTCLNFVLLFTVDYLYTLNKKLKAVERKLIQQNTELIIIKNKAEESDRLKSTFIANISHEIRTPLNAIIGFSHLLVEPNIKQEEKQDFFNNIKYSGDRLMQQIDSYIEMSNLMVSQTPLLESVFSLGEVMEDLYASAMASIKVKDKACIDLFIQGELEKDEDKVMADRNKLTQILNVLIDNAIKFTNDGYVKICYKIINETELMFSVEDTGIGISPQYKEIIFDCFRQGDEGCYSRKYEGSGLGLAISKASVELLGGKIWFTSTPGKGSTFFFTIPYKPVLHKKKILDMKFLTTN; from the coding sequence ATGTCTAAATTACTATGCGCTAAATTTTTATCTATAGCCATGCTTTTTGTATATGTAAGTTCATATTATACTGTATATCCGTCCATTGGAAATACAATGTTAATAGTTTCAATAATACCAGTTTTGTTGACATATTGGGCGTTTAACTTATATTATGCTATAGGTGTACAACTGTTATTAATTGCACATCGCTTCGTTGCTATACATATCCTCGAAGTGGATTATGGAGTGATGATGTCTTTGTCTACAATTTTAGGGACTTGTCTTAATTTTGTTTTATTATTTACTGTTGACTACCTATATACATTAAACAAGAAGCTAAAGGCGGTGGAACGAAAATTGATTCAACAAAATACTGAATTGATTATTATCAAGAATAAGGCAGAAGAAAGCGACCGTTTAAAATCAACATTTATTGCTAATATTAGCCATGAAATTCGTACGCCCTTAAATGCGATTATTGGTTTCTCGCACCTCCTAGTGGAGCCCAATATAAAACAAGAAGAAAAGCAAGATTTCTTCAATAATATAAAGTATTCTGGAGATCGCCTAATGCAACAAATAGATAGCTATATTGAGATGTCGAATTTGATGGTAAGTCAGACTCCTTTGTTGGAGAGTGTTTTTTCGTTAGGGGAAGTAATGGAGGATTTGTATGCCAGTGCCATGGCTAGTATTAAAGTTAAGGACAAGGCATGTATTGATTTATTTATTCAGGGAGAATTGGAAAAGGATGAAGATAAGGTGATGGCCGATAGAAATAAATTAACCCAAATACTTAATGTGCTTATTGATAATGCAATAAAGTTTACCAACGATGGTTATGTGAAGATATGCTACAAGATTATTAATGAAACAGAGTTGATGTTTTCGGTAGAGGATACTGGTATAGGGATATCTCCTCAATATAAGGAAATCATATTTGATTGTTTTCGTCAAGGTGATGAAGGATGTTATTCAAGAAAATATGAAGGTAGTGGGCTCGGTTTGGCTATATCAAAAGCATCTGTAGAATTGCTGGGGGGTAAAATTTGGTTTACTTCAACGCCAGGTAAAGGGTCTACTTTTTTCTTTACGATTCCCTATAAGCCCGTTTTGCATAAAAAGAAAATATTGGATATGAAGTTCTTAACAACGAATTAA
- a CDS encoding rhodanese-like domain-containing protein: MNNKVTVIDVRSSMEFASGKVEGSINIPLDQIVQRMEEIKAIKGSIVLCCAAGIRSFSAWQFLQENGMTNVRNGGAWYDVAEALDKNK, translated from the coding sequence ATGAACAATAAAGTAACAGTAATAGACGTGCGCTCATCCATGGAGTTTGCCAGTGGAAAGGTTGAGGGATCTATCAATATTCCTTTGGATCAGATAGTGCAAAGAATGGAGGAAATAAAAGCCATTAAAGGATCCATTGTGCTTTGTTGTGCCGCAGGAATAAGAAGTTTTTCGGCGTGGCAGTTTCTTCAAGAAAATGGAATGACCAATGTACGCAATGGAGGCGCATGGTATGATGTGGCCGAAGCATTGGATAAAAATAAGTAA
- the acs gene encoding acetate--CoA ligase: MENHKPFHSPLSDSIQQPLITNFDAYKTMYKESMDDTEGFWKQQAKKILRWQHDFEEVSNCDFEEGMISWFLGGKLNACENCVDRHAKENGDKIALIWESNEPDEGKQITYKELLREVSRLANVLRHHGIRKGDRVALYMPMIPEAVYAMLACARIGAVHSVVFAGFSAEALRDRINDAQCKAVITANEGVRGKRIIPLKRIVDEAVIACPTVQHIFVAKRTDSKVPFFEPRDVWLNEAMEAERPYCPIEHMDSEDTLFLLYTSGSTGRPKGLAHTTAGYLLYTALTHQHIFDYQPGDVYACVADIGWITGHSYVVYGPLVNGATTVIFESVPNYPDAGRYWDMVERLKITQFYTAPTAIRAIQREGDRFVKKYDRSSLRVLGTVGEPISPDTWKWYDEVVGEQKCAIVDTWWQTETGGIMISPLPDAIATKPGSATLPFFGIEPVLLTPQGEEVHGNDVSGLLAIKRPWPSIARTIQGNHQRFMKTYLDTFKGYYLTGDGAMRDKDGYYWLTGRTDDVMNVSGHRIGSAEIEGALVSHPFCAEAAVVGFPHQIKGEGIFAYVILKEGYSSNGELVGELRNEVRHHIGPIATPDQILIAPGLPKTRSGKIMRRILRRVAANQTEEFGDISTLADPSIVNKLIELRKQL; this comes from the coding sequence ATGGAAAATCACAAGCCTTTTCACAGCCCGCTAAGCGATTCTATCCAACAACCGCTTATTACAAATTTTGATGCGTACAAAACAATGTACAAAGAAAGTATGGATGATACTGAAGGTTTTTGGAAACAGCAAGCGAAAAAGATATTGCGTTGGCAACATGATTTTGAAGAGGTATCTAATTGTGATTTTGAGGAGGGGATGATATCCTGGTTCTTGGGAGGTAAGTTGAATGCTTGTGAAAATTGTGTGGATCGTCATGCCAAAGAAAATGGTGATAAGATCGCTTTGATTTGGGAATCCAATGAGCCGGATGAGGGGAAACAGATTACTTATAAAGAGTTGTTGCGTGAAGTATCGCGGTTAGCCAATGTGCTTCGTCACCATGGAATTAGAAAAGGGGATCGGGTGGCACTTTATATGCCCATGATACCGGAAGCCGTTTATGCTATGCTCGCATGTGCAAGGATAGGGGCGGTTCACTCGGTTGTGTTTGCAGGGTTTAGTGCAGAGGCATTACGGGACAGAATCAATGACGCTCAATGCAAAGCCGTGATTACTGCCAATGAGGGTGTTCGTGGTAAACGTATTATTCCTCTGAAGAGAATTGTAGATGAAGCTGTGATTGCTTGTCCTACGGTTCAACATATTTTTGTGGCCAAACGAACCGATAGTAAAGTGCCTTTTTTTGAACCTCGGGATGTGTGGTTAAATGAGGCGATGGAAGCTGAAAGGCCCTATTGTCCTATTGAACATATGGATTCTGAAGATACCTTGTTTTTGCTCTATACATCAGGGAGCACAGGTAGACCCAAAGGATTGGCGCATACAACAGCCGGTTATTTGTTATATACTGCTTTAACTCATCAACATATTTTTGATTATCAACCGGGTGATGTTTATGCCTGCGTAGCAGACATAGGTTGGATAACAGGACATTCGTATGTTGTTTATGGACCTCTGGTAAATGGAGCCACCACTGTTATTTTTGAAAGTGTTCCCAATTATCCAGATGCAGGTCGTTATTGGGATATGGTGGAGCGTTTGAAAATTACACAGTTCTATACGGCTCCCACAGCTATTAGAGCTATTCAACGTGAAGGTGATCGTTTTGTGAAGAAATATGACCGGAGTAGTCTTCGAGTATTGGGTACTGTTGGGGAACCTATCAGTCCTGATACCTGGAAATGGTATGATGAGGTGGTGGGTGAGCAAAAATGTGCTATTGTGGATACCTGGTGGCAGACAGAGACAGGTGGTATTATGATATCGCCATTGCCTGATGCGATTGCCACAAAGCCAGGTTCTGCTACACTGCCATTTTTTGGGATTGAACCTGTATTGTTAACGCCCCAGGGCGAAGAGGTGCATGGCAATGATGTATCTGGTCTCTTGGCCATCAAAAGACCATGGCCTAGTATAGCACGAACCATTCAGGGAAACCATCAACGCTTCATGAAGACTTATCTAGATACATTTAAGGGGTATTACCTGACCGGAGATGGTGCCATGCGAGATAAGGATGGTTATTACTGGTTGACAGGACGTACTGATGATGTAATGAACGTTTCAGGCCATCGAATAGGGTCAGCCGAAATTGAAGGAGCCCTTGTGTCACACCCTTTTTGTGCAGAGGCGGCTGTTGTGGGGTTTCCGCACCAAATTAAAGGTGAAGGTATCTTTGCTTATGTGATCTTGAAAGAAGGGTATTCTTCCAATGGAGAGTTGGTGGGGGAACTGCGTAACGAAGTAAGACACCATATTGGTCCCATCGCTACGCCTGATCAAATATTAATTGCTCCTGGACTTCCTAAAACAAGATCTGGTAAGATTATGCGTAGAATACTGAGAAGGGTAGCCGCCAACCAAACCGAAGAATTTGGTGATATCTCCACATTGGCAGATCCCTCTATTGTAAATAAGTTGATTGAATTACGAAAGCAGTTATAG
- the trhO gene encoding oxygen-dependent tRNA uridine(34) hydroxylase TrhO, with protein sequence MDPNKGNIKLINRLSPEALQEKLDKETFKRKTVSFYRYVIVESPFELRNKLFAAWNELDCLGRIYVAKEGINAQMNVPEHYWEKFVDCIQNNEYLKDIPLKIAVEDDGKSFLKLQVKVRNKIVADGLNDDEFDVTNVGKHLDAREWNRAMDQGALVVDMRNHYESEVGKFEGAITPQAEKFADELPEVLEILKGKEEEKVLLYCTGGVRCEKTSAFLKHHGFKDVNQLYGGIIDYKRQVDQIQEENRFKGVNFVFDNRLGERISNDVISHCHQCGKPCDTHVNCSNVRCNLLFIQCEECASSYEGTCSDACKEYVMASPERKQELDNIHQYRPVKRYFKSRC encoded by the coding sequence ATGGATCCCAATAAAGGAAATATAAAGCTTATTAATAGGTTGAGCCCAGAGGCCTTGCAGGAAAAATTGGATAAGGAAACATTTAAACGTAAAACAGTATCGTTTTATCGCTATGTAATTGTTGAAAGCCCATTTGAATTACGAAACAAATTATTTGCGGCTTGGAATGAATTGGATTGCCTAGGAAGAATATATGTGGCAAAGGAAGGTATCAATGCACAAATGAATGTACCGGAACATTATTGGGAGAAATTTGTGGATTGCATACAGAATAATGAATATTTAAAGGATATTCCACTGAAGATAGCCGTGGAAGATGATGGTAAATCATTTTTAAAACTTCAAGTTAAAGTACGCAATAAAATAGTTGCTGACGGCCTCAATGATGATGAATTTGATGTAACCAATGTGGGTAAGCATTTGGATGCCAGGGAATGGAATAGAGCCATGGATCAGGGGGCTTTGGTGGTGGATATGCGAAATCATTATGAGAGTGAGGTGGGTAAATTTGAAGGAGCCATAACACCACAGGCGGAGAAATTTGCAGATGAGTTGCCCGAAGTGCTTGAAATTTTGAAAGGAAAAGAAGAGGAAAAAGTATTGCTGTATTGTACCGGAGGGGTGAGATGTGAAAAAACCAGTGCCTTTTTAAAACATCATGGTTTTAAGGATGTAAACCAGCTTTATGGAGGTATCATCGATTATAAAAGGCAAGTGGATCAAATTCAGGAGGAGAATAGGTTTAAAGGGGTTAATTTTGTGTTTGATAATCGTTTGGGAGAAAGAATCAGCAATGATGTTATCAGCCATTGTCATCAGTGTGGCAAACCTTGTGATACACATGTGAATTGTTCTAATGTAAGGTGTAATCTGCTTTTTATTCAGTGTGAAGAGTGTGCTTCCAGCTATGAGGGTACTTGTTCTGATGCGTGCAAAGAATATGTGATGGCAAGTCCTGAACGGAAACAGGAATTGGATAATATTCATCAGTATAGACCAGTGAAAAGATATTTTAAATCAAGGTGTTGA
- the folD gene encoding bifunctional methylenetetrahydrofolate dehydrogenase/methenyltetrahydrofolate cyclohydrolase FolD — MQIIDGKATAQTVKDEIAAEVSQIKKNGGKVPHLAAILVGHDGGSETYVAAKIKACEYVGYKSSLVRFDEDVSEEALLAKVEELNRDEDIDGFIVQLPLPKHISEEKVTDAVDYRKDVDGFHPQNVGRMSIGSPAFVSATPQGIMELIKRYEIETSGKHVVVIGRSNIVGRPMSILLSQKGYPGDATVTVCHSRTANLKALCLSADIIIAAIGSPEFVKEDMVKEGAVVIDVGTTRVKSDKTKSGWKLKGDVAFDEVASKCSWITPVPGGVGPMTIASLLQNTLKAAKKEIY; from the coding sequence ATGCAAATAATTGACGGAAAAGCAACCGCACAAACTGTGAAAGATGAAATTGCGGCAGAAGTAAGTCAGATAAAGAAAAATGGTGGTAAAGTGCCCCATCTGGCTGCCATCCTTGTAGGACATGATGGTGGTAGTGAGACTTATGTAGCCGCAAAAATAAAGGCTTGTGAATATGTGGGTTATAAGTCGTCGTTGGTGCGCTTTGATGAAGATGTAAGTGAGGAAGCGTTGTTGGCTAAAGTAGAAGAGTTAAATAGGGATGAAGATATTGATGGATTTATAGTTCAGCTTCCTTTACCTAAACATATCTCAGAAGAAAAAGTAACTGATGCTGTTGATTATCGTAAGGATGTGGATGGTTTTCATCCTCAGAATGTAGGTAGAATGAGCATTGGTTCACCGGCTTTTGTTTCGGCAACTCCACAGGGTATTATGGAGCTGATAAAACGATATGAAATTGAAACATCAGGGAAGCATGTGGTAGTGATAGGAAGAAGTAATATTGTGGGGCGCCCCATGAGTATCCTCCTTTCTCAAAAGGGATATCCTGGAGATGCTACCGTTACAGTATGTCATAGTCGTACAGCAAACCTTAAAGCGCTTTGTCTATCGGCCGATATCATTATTGCAGCCATTGGCTCACCTGAATTTGTTAAAGAAGATATGGTGAAGGAGGGTGCTGTAGTAATTGATGTGGGAACAACACGAGTGAAGAGTGATAAAACAAAATCGGGTTGGAAGTTGAAAGGAGATGTGGCCTTTGATGAGGTGGCATCGAAATGTAGCTGGATCACACCTGTTCCGGGGGGCGTGGGGCCTATGACCATCGCATCTCTATTGCAAAATACTTTAAAAGCTGCTAAGAAAGAGATTTATTAA
- the ffh gene encoding signal recognition particle protein: MFDNLSEKLERSFKLLKGQGKITEINIAETLKDVRRALLNADVNYKTAKTFTENVKAKALGSDVLNAVQPGQMMVKIVHDELAQLMGGESVDINMNGNPAVILMAGLQGSGKTTHTGKLANLLKNKKGKKPLLVAGDVYRPAAINQLQVLGEQIGVDVYTEEGNNDPVKLAKDGVKHAKTNGYDVVIVDTAGRLAVDEQMMNEIAAIKKAVSPDEILFVVDSMTGQDAVNTAKEFNDRLNFDGVILTKLDGDTRGGAALSIRSVVEKPIKYVGMGEKMDALDVFHPSRMADRILGMGDIVSLVERAQEQFDADEARKLQKKIAKNQFSFNDFLSQIQQIKKMGNLKDLAGMIPGMGKALKNMDFDDDAFKGIEAIIYSMTPDERENPQMLNGSRRKRIANGSGTNIQEVNRLIKQFEDTRKVMRMMTQGKNMGRMMQNMPFGRR, encoded by the coding sequence ATGTTTGATAATCTGTCGGAAAAACTGGAGCGTTCCTTTAAGCTTTTAAAAGGGCAAGGTAAAATTACCGAAATAAATATTGCCGAAACTTTAAAAGATGTGCGTAGAGCGCTTTTGAATGCTGATGTTAACTACAAGACAGCTAAGACTTTTACGGAAAATGTAAAAGCAAAAGCCTTAGGTTCTGATGTGCTAAACGCAGTGCAACCAGGACAGATGATGGTTAAAATAGTGCACGATGAGCTGGCACAATTAATGGGTGGAGAATCTGTTGATATTAATATGAACGGAAATCCGGCTGTTATTTTGATGGCAGGACTTCAAGGTTCTGGTAAAACAACCCATACGGGTAAATTGGCGAACCTCTTAAAAAATAAAAAAGGTAAAAAGCCTTTATTGGTCGCTGGTGATGTTTATCGTCCTGCCGCTATTAATCAGTTGCAGGTGTTGGGAGAGCAAATAGGTGTTGATGTTTATACAGAGGAAGGTAATAACGATCCTGTTAAACTGGCTAAAGACGGTGTAAAACACGCAAAGACCAATGGCTATGATGTTGTAATTGTGGATACAGCAGGACGTTTGGCCGTTGACGAGCAGATGATGAACGAAATTGCTGCTATCAAAAAAGCAGTTAGCCCCGATGAAATTTTGTTTGTGGTGGACTCCATGACTGGTCAGGATGCTGTTAATACAGCCAAAGAATTTAACGATCGCTTGAATTTTGACGGGGTAATACTAACCAAGCTGGATGGTGATACTCGTGGTGGTGCGGCCTTATCTATACGTAGTGTGGTTGAAAAACCGATTAAGTACGTGGGTATGGGCGAAAAGATGGATGCTCTTGATGTTTTCCATCCCAGTCGTATGGCTGATCGTATCCTGGGTATGGGTGATATTGTTTCGTTGGTTGAACGTGCACAAGAACAGTTTGATGCTGATGAAGCCCGCAAGCTCCAAAAGAAAATTGCTAAAAACCAGTTTAGCTTTAACGATTTTTTGAGCCAGATTCAGCAAATCAAAAAAATGGGTAACTTAAAAGACCTGGCTGGAATGATTCCTGGAATGGGTAAGGCTCTTAAAAATATGGATTTTGATGACGATGCTTTTAAAGGTATTGAAGCGATTATCTACTCCATGACACCAGATGAACGTGAAAATCCTCAAATGTTGAATGGTAGTCGTCGTAAACGTATAGCCAACGGTAGCGGTACCAATATTCAGGAAGTAAACAGACTGATTAAACAATTTGAAGATACTCGTAAGGTGATGCGCATGATGACCCAAGGGAAAAATATGGGACGTATGATGCAAAATATGCCTTTCGGAAGAAGATAG